GGCCACCGATCCGTCGAACCGCGCGACCTCCGGGACCTCGTCGACACCGTCGGGCCAGGCGAACCCCTGTGGCTGCGTCCGGTAGCTCATCGTGACCTGGCGGGCGCCCATCTTGTGCGACTGGATGCCGATGTCCTCGGCCGAGTAGGAGCCGCCGATGAGGAGCAGCCGCTGTCCGGCGAAACGTTCGGCGCCGCGGAACTCGTGCGCGTGGATCACCTCACCGGGGAACGTGCCGATGCCCTCGAAGTCGGGGACATTCGGGAACGAGAAGTGCCCGGTCGCGACGATGACCTCGTCGAAGGCCTCGGTGAGCGTCTCCTTGTTCCGCAGATCATCGACGGTGACAGTGAAGCTCTCCGACTGCTCGTCGAACTCGACATGACGCACGGCGTGTGCGAATCGCACGGAGTCTTTGACCCCCGACTCGACGGCGCGGCCGTTGATGTAGTCCCATAGGACTTCACGCGGCGGGTACGACGAGATGGGGCGGCCGAAGTGCTGGTCGAAGGTGTACTCGGCGAACTCGAGCGCCTCCTTCGGACCGTTCGACCAGAGGTTGCGATACATGCTGGAGTGGACGGGCTCGCCGTACCTGTCGGTTCCGGTGCGCCACGAGAAGTTCCACTGTCCTCCCCAGTCGTCCTGCTTCTCGTAACAGACGACGTCGGGCACGTCGGTGCCGCCTCGTTCTGCCGACTTGAACGCTCGCAGGGCTGCCATTCCGCTCGGCCCCGCGCCGATGATCGCGATCCTCTTCCGCTGCACGACTACCTTTCCAACCGAGAGAATCTCCCTCGGCTCACCGGCCCGTCAGCGGGCCGGAACCTGTTCTCAGGTCCATCTACTGTCTGTAGGGGCACTCGCTGAAGTCAAACTCACGCCGTTCACTAGGATTGGGAGGTTTGCGGCGGGACGAATGAGTTCACCGGGGGCGTCCCTGTGGGGTGCGAGTTCGGGTAGACAGGTCTACGAGCCGCCGTCGTCGACGGCGCCGCGAACGAGAGTGAGACCGGAATGTCGGAACGACTGATCACCATCGGCGGAATCGGACTGGCCGCGACCGGCGTCGCCCACTTCGTGGCGCCGAGTCTGTTCCACGGCATCACAGCGCCCGCGTTCCCCGACGACACGGCGAAGGCCATTCAGGTGAACGGCACCGCCGAGACGCTGATCGGCGTGGCGATCGCGGTCCCAATGACTCGGAAGGCGGGCTTTGTGGGCCTCGGTCTTTACGGCGCGTACCTCGCCGCAAATGCTGCGAAGGCGCGTGGATCGCGCTGAGCCTTTCGCGGTGACGGTTCCTCGGCAATCTGTGCTGACGCGGACAAGGATAGATACGTTCGAGCTGTGACATACTTTCGTATGTGAACGGTGTTGGTGAAGGTCCACGGGTTCTGATCATCGGCAGTGGGCCGGTCGGGCGCCTGCTTGCGACCTCGATCGTGCCGAATGCTCGAGTGGCTCTTGGAGTGCGAGAGTCTACGGGAATGCTCGACGTCAGGACGGTCCGTGCGAGGTCGCGGCTCCGCGGGATTCAGTCCCCATGTGTGCGACGCGTTGAACTGTGGCCGGTGGGCGGTGTCGACGCCGACGACTGGGACATCGTGATCAGCACGGCGCCGGTGACGGAACCGGACGTCACCGACCTGTTCCGCTCGGCAGGCCCGGACGTTGTCCTCGCCTCGGTCTCGCAGGTCCCGTCTGAGATCGAGGCATTGCGGGACGTGGCCGGTGAACGTCGGTGGGCGGTCATCACGCCGAACGTCTTGGCCCAGAACTCCGGTGCAGTCACTCAGTGGTGGCAGCCGGGTTCATCACGCTTCACTGTCGCCGAACCGGCGGGCGGCGAGATCGCACAGGACCTGTTCGGCGACGAGCGGTGGGTTGCAAGCGGTCCGGTGTCGTCGGGCCTCATCGCTGCCGCTGCGGTGATGCCGTTGGTCGCGGCGCTGCAGTCGGTCGACTTCCACCCGAAGGGCCGTCACCGTGCGCTGCGGTCGGGTGCTGCTGCCGCCGACGAGGCGGGTCGAGCGGTCGCGGCAGCGTACGGTGTCGACGCGCCGAGATCTGTGAGACCCGTCATCGCCGGGATCGGGCTGCGGGCGGTGGGCGTCGTGGCACCCGTCGACATCGACTTCTATCTCCGAGGCCATTTCGGGTCCCACACGCATCAGACGACGACAATGCTCGACGACTGGATCGTCCTCGGAGACACACATGGCATTCGGACCGAGGCGCTGGTGGCGTTGCGTGACGATCTGTCGGGCACGTCAGCCGGGCCGCCACAGAGGATGAACCCGACCAAACCATGAGATGGCAGACGTTTATCGACAGCCCACTTCGGTACGCTGCCAGACATGGTTGATGGAACGCGTTCGCGTCGGGCTGAGTATGCGGAACTCACGAAGCAGGCGATCCTGGAGGCAGCAGCCGACTCCTTCATCAACAACGGCTATGCCGACACCGGCTTGGACGAGATCGGTCGAGTCGCACGTGTCAGCAAAGGCGCGGTGTACCACCACTTCGCGGACAAGCCAGGACTGTTCGCGGCGGTCTTCGAATCTCGATGCAGTGCAGCGCTCGAGTCGATCGTCGAGGTGATGCCCGAGGGCGTCACTCCACGCCAGGCCATCCACGGAGCCATCGCGGCCGTACTCAACGCCTATTCGGCAGACCCTGAACTGCGAGAACTCTCTCGCCAGGCCGGACAGGCCATAGGGGAGGCTCGCCGTCGCGAGATCCAGCAACGGAAGTCGGTTCCCTTCGTTCAATCGATATTCGAGAACGCGTCTGCCGACGGATCGCTGCGAGACGGAATCGACGTCGCTGTCGCGGCGAGGATGGTCCTCGAGCTGGTATTCGACGGTGCCGTGACATATGCAGAGGACCCGGAACGTCCGGGCTACCGAGACCAGATGGAACAGGTGCTGGTTGCGATGGTCACGGGGCTGTTGTCGGACCAAGACTCTCAGTAGCGCAGCAGGAGTCGCCGCGTCTGAGTCGGGACGTCTTCCGTCATCTCCCGGAGGATGGGATCAGGCGGTAGTCACCGAGGCTCGTGCGGCCCACTCTCAGGTGCACGAGGAGGCGGGCAGTCCGATCTCGTCGTGAGATGAGAGGAGACGCAATGGCGTCCGCATTGGCCGGAAAGACGGCGTTGATCACCGGCAGCAGTCGAGGGATCGGTCGGGGGATCGCGCAACGATTGGCGGCAGAGGGAGCCACTGTTGTGGTCAGCGCACGATCCTCGGGCGTGTCACCGTCGGTTCGTGCCGACACCGCGACGTCGTTGCCCGGAACGGTGGACGAGACGGCGGCGCTGATCGAGGCGGTCGGAGGCCGGGCTGTTGTGATCACCGCCGACATCAGCGATCCCACCGACAGGGAACGACTCGTGCGCGAGACCGTCGAGCAGACAGGTCGCTTGGACATCCTGGTCAACAACGCGGGATACGCCGATTACTCGGTGGTCTCCGACATGTCGATGGCGACGTTCGACCGCACGGTCGAGCACTATCTCCGGGCGCCGTTCGCCTTGTCGCAAGCGGCCCTTCCGCATATGCGGGCGGCCGGAGCGGGCTGGATCGTCAACATCGGATCGTCGACGGGACTCGATCCGATCCGTCCCTTCCGGGACTACAACAAGGATGCCGGAGACGTGATCTACGCGTCGATGAAGGCGGCGCTGCATCGATTCTCGCAAGGCCTCGCCGCCGAGCTGGTCGACGACAACATCGCGGTCAACGTCGTGGGACCGTCTACGGCGATTATGACTCCCGGCGCCGCAGCTCTGATTCCGGAGGGCTTCGAGACAGAGCCCGTCGAGTACTTGGCTGAGACGGTGCTCGCCATGTGTGTGCAGCCGGCGTCCGAGCGGACGGGGCTGGTCGCGTTCAGCCTCCACTACCCGTGGGACACCGAGCTGGACGTGCACAGTCTCGACGGCACTAGCGTGCTGCCGAGGCTCGAGCCGCCGTCGTGGTCGAATCCGAACATCCGTCCCGACGGCATCGGTGAGACGGTGGGCGCGAGGGTGTCGGTGGACTGATCCTCCGCTGGCCGCTCACGACTACTCTGATTCGATGTGACCACCGAGAAGGCCGCTGTGAACGGTCGACGGGCCGACATCCTGGCCGCTGCGGCGGCATTGTTCGCGACCCGCGGCATCGAGGCCACGTCGGTACGCGAGATCGGCGAGCGCGTCGGGCTGAACCCCGGCGCGCTGTACCACTACTTCCCGTCCAAGAGCGCCATCGCTCGAGACCTGATCACCGGGTACCTGACCGATCTGCTCGCCGACTACCGCGCGGCGGGGCTCGACGGTCTTGAACCCCGCCCAAGGCTCAAGGCGATCGTCGATGTCTCGCTCGCGACCGGAGCCGCTCGTCCCGACGAGACGAAGATCTATCACGCCGAGTTCCCCAACCTGCGGAGGATGCGCGACTACGAGCACGCCCGCGACGTGACCGACGAGATCCAGTCGATCTGGCTCACCGCGATCGAGGCGGGAAAAGACGATGGAACCCTTCGCCGAGACGTTCCGACGAAGGTCTTCCATCGCTTCCTGCGCGACGCCGTGTGGTTCAGCGTCTATTGGCGCAAGGACGACGAATCCTATCCTCTGGACGAGCTGTCCGATCACTGCCTCGCCGTCTTCCTCGACGGTATGGCGAACCGGCCCTCCTGACCTGACCAGGACTTCCACCCGGCGCGGCGATGTTCGCGTTCGGGCGGTCAGTCGTGCGCGCCATGCGGTTGAATGATCGTTCAAATTGATTCATTGATTGCTATTGACAAGTCTTTGTCGGTTTGGCGATGATGCCTTTGAACGATCATTCAATCGGGTGATCGCAACTGCACGACCAACCATGGAGAGGATGTGGTCGTCGTATGATCCCGATCGACCCCAACGCGTTCGCGTTCGATCTCGGACGGTTGCACCACGTCGGCGTTGTTGTCGCCGACATCCAGGGGGCAGCCGCCCACTTCGCCGAGATGTACGGCCTCGACATCACTGTCGGCGACGAGTCCGAGTACCGGTGCCGTGTCGACGGCGCAGAGCAGGTGACCGTCCAGCGTCTCGGTCTGTCCGTCCAGGGCCCACCGCACATCGAACTCTTGCGGGCGGTCCCGCAATCGTCGGTCTGGACTGTCGGTCCGGCGGTGCATCATCTGGGATTTGTCGTCGACGACGTGCCTGCCGCTTCGCGTGAACTGTCACGGCGCGGCGCACCGCTGTGGATGGGCGGCGAGCGTGACGGAACCTGTCCGGTCGGCACCGCCTATCACCGTGACGCGTTCGGGCTCACGATCGAGCTGCTCGACGCCGCGACCGAACGCAGGATCACGACACGCCTGTTCGGCGAGGCGGTGACCGCATGATGATGGCAGGCAAGACGGTCCTGATCACCGGAGCCGCGCAGAGCCAAGGACGAAGCCATGCCGTTGCGATGGCCGAGGCGGGTGCCCGTGTCATCGCCGTCGACTCGTGCACTCAACTCGACATCGTCGACTACCCGATGGGGACGCCCGAAGGGCTCGCCGAGACGGTCCGCCTGGTCGAGGCTGCGGGCGGACGCATCCACTCCGCCCGCGTCGACGTGCGTGATCGTAATGCGCTCGAGGCCGTGATCGAACACGGAGTGGACCTCTTCGGCGGACTCGACGTCGTGGTCGCCAACGCGTCGATCTGCACCGTTCAGCCGCACGACGAAGTCACGGACGAGATCTGGCAGACCACCATCGACGTCAACCTGACCGGCGTCTGGAACACCTGCGCGGCTGCCATCCCGCATCTTGATCTCGGCGGTGGCGGCAACATCGTCATCACCGGGTCAACGGGCAGCACGGTCGGTCTGCCGTTCTACGCGCCGTACGTCGCCGCCAAGCACGCCCTCGTCGGACTGTGCCGTTCCCTCGCCCTCGAACTGTCCGATCGTGGCATCCGCGTGAACATGATCAACCCGACCGGCGTCGACACCCCGCAGGGGCACTCCGCCGTGCTTCCGAAACTCCTGGAGCAGCGCCCCGACCTCGGTCCCATCTTCATGAACTCGCTGCCTGTCGACCGCATCGACGCCGTCGACGTGACCCGAGCCTTGATGTTTCTCGCGTCCGACGACGCCAGGTACATCACCGGCGTCACCCTCCCCGTCGACGCGGGCTCCACCATCCGCTGACAAACACCCGACACATTTCTCACCCCACACAGGAGACCTCCCATGACTCGAGTCATCTATGCCCGCAGCGTCCACGACGAGCGCGAGATCGAGGCCTGCCTCGAAGTGCTGCGCGGCGGCCCGTACGCCATGAAGATCGGCAAGAACGTCGCCGAGATGGAGAGTCGTGTCGCCGACCTCTACGGCAAGAAGCTGGGCTTGATGTGCAACTCGGGATCGTCCGCGCTCTATCTCGCTCTTGAACTGCTCGACCTGCCGAAGGGCGCGGAGGTCATCACCTCGCCGTTGACGTTCTCCACCGACGTGTCGCCGATCGTGCGCGGCGGATGGATCCCGGTCTTCGTCGACGTCGAACCCGACACCTACAACGTCGACGTGTCGAAGATCGAGGAGTTGATCACTCCGCGGACCGGCGCGATCCTGGTGCCCAACCTCGCCGGGAACGCCCCAGACTGGGATGCGATCCGCGCACTCGCCGACAAGCACGGCCTCAAGGTGATCGAAGACTCGTGCGACTGCATCGGCACCACGCT
This genomic window from Gordonia sp. PDNC005 contains:
- a CDS encoding TetR/AcrR family transcriptional regulator, whose product is MTTEKAAVNGRRADILAAAAALFATRGIEATSVREIGERVGLNPGALYHYFPSKSAIARDLITGYLTDLLADYRAAGLDGLEPRPRLKAIVDVSLATGAARPDETKIYHAEFPNLRRMRDYEHARDVTDEIQSIWLTAIEAGKDDGTLRRDVPTKVFHRFLRDAVWFSVYWRKDDESYPLDELSDHCLAVFLDGMANRPS
- a CDS encoding NAD(P)/FAD-dependent oxidoreductase; protein product: MQRKRIAIIGAGPSGMAALRAFKSAERGGTDVPDVVCYEKQDDWGGQWNFSWRTGTDRYGEPVHSSMYRNLWSNGPKEALEFAEYTFDQHFGRPISSYPPREVLWDYINGRAVESGVKDSVRFAHAVRHVEFDEQSESFTVTVDDLRNKETLTEAFDEVIVATGHFSFPNVPDFEGIGTFPGEVIHAHEFRGAERFAGQRLLLIGGSYSAEDIGIQSHKMGARQVTMSYRTQPQGFAWPDGVDEVPEVARFDGSVAHFIDGTSREFDAVVLCTGYLHHYPFLPHESRIDSPNNLYPDGLYRGVTWQKNPRLHYLGAQDQWFTFNMFDAQAWFVRDLILGRFALPDAEERQVHMNEWKATYAAVATDEAAVRFQADYIRDLIEQTDYPMFDLDEVVDTFLAWKADKKVDILTYRDKAYPSVMTGTMATVHHTAWMDELDDSRERYLSTQLDADEASESVV
- a CDS encoding mycofactocin-coupled SDR family oxidoreductase, giving the protein MMMAGKTVLITGAAQSQGRSHAVAMAEAGARVIAVDSCTQLDIVDYPMGTPEGLAETVRLVEAAGGRIHSARVDVRDRNALEAVIEHGVDLFGGLDVVVANASICTVQPHDEVTDEIWQTTIDVNLTGVWNTCAAAIPHLDLGGGGNIVITGSTGSTVGLPFYAPYVAAKHALVGLCRSLALELSDRGIRVNMINPTGVDTPQGHSAVLPKLLEQRPDLGPIFMNSLPVDRIDAVDVTRALMFLASDDARYITGVTLPVDAGSTIR
- a CDS encoding SDR family NAD(P)-dependent oxidoreductase, encoding MASALAGKTALITGSSRGIGRGIAQRLAAEGATVVVSARSSGVSPSVRADTATSLPGTVDETAALIEAVGGRAVVITADISDPTDRERLVRETVEQTGRLDILVNNAGYADYSVVSDMSMATFDRTVEHYLRAPFALSQAALPHMRAAGAGWIVNIGSSTGLDPIRPFRDYNKDAGDVIYASMKAALHRFSQGLAAELVDDNIAVNVVGPSTAIMTPGAAALIPEGFETEPVEYLAETVLAMCVQPASERTGLVAFSLHYPWDTELDVHSLDGTSVLPRLEPPSWSNPNIRPDGIGETVGARVSVD
- a CDS encoding TetR/AcrR family transcriptional regulator, with the translated sequence MVDGTRSRRAEYAELTKQAILEAAADSFINNGYADTGLDEIGRVARVSKGAVYHHFADKPGLFAAVFESRCSAALESIVEVMPEGVTPRQAIHGAIAAVLNAYSADPELRELSRQAGQAIGEARRREIQQRKSVPFVQSIFENASADGSLRDGIDVAVAARMVLELVFDGAVTYAEDPERPGYRDQMEQVLVAMVTGLLSDQDSQ
- a CDS encoding VOC family protein; protein product: MIPIDPNAFAFDLGRLHHVGVVVADIQGAAAHFAEMYGLDITVGDESEYRCRVDGAEQVTVQRLGLSVQGPPHIELLRAVPQSSVWTVGPAVHHLGFVVDDVPAASRELSRRGAPLWMGGERDGTCPVGTAYHRDAFGLTIELLDAATERRITTRLFGEAVTA